The Anopheles merus strain MAF chromosome 2L, AmerM5.1, whole genome shotgun sequence genome has a segment encoding these proteins:
- the LOC121594612 gene encoding prostaglandin E synthase 2, translating to MATFRLGAIASIATRIPHQNVAKLQRINLVRRMATGAAPKKPTSTLGLAVKGMAIGALVGTGWSGYSYFKGGPTDHMLHEHVGPKVLDKLPDVKIMRKVVNPNDDSGLDLVLFQFQTCPFCCKVRAFLDHSGLSYSVVEVDAVLRQDIRWSDSKKVPILLAKTKSGKYVQLTDSSMIVSSISSFLRDKKQDIGELAKYYPSISYENDAGRKVFDIMNKYFLMFQEKKVDNRTKEEQEEERKWRAWADDHLVHLISPNVYRTKDEAMETFEWFSDVGEWGIHFPKWERDLMVYVGAFAMWGISKRLKRRHQLSDDVRSHIYDACDRWISEIEKKKTTFHGGSQPNLADLAVFGVLNSMEGCQAFKDCLENTKIGPWFYAVKERVLKNRGNML from the exons ATGGCAACGTTCCGCTTGGGCGCTATTGCATCAATTGCAACGAGGATACCGCATCAAAATGTGGCTAAATTGCAGCGAATCAATCTCGTCCGTCGGATGGCTACCGGAGCTGCACCGAAAAAACCAACCAGCACACTGGGACTGGCTGTGAAGGGAATGGCAATCGGTGCCCTGGTCGGCACCGGCTGGTCCGGTTATAGCTACTTCAAGGGCGGTCCCACAGATCATATGCTGCACGAGCATGTAGGACCAAAGGTTCTCGATAAGCTGCCGGATGTGAAAATAATGCGCAAAGTGGTGAACCCGAATGACGATTCGGGCTTGGATTTGGTGCTGTTCCAGTTTCAAACGTGCCCGTTCTGCTGCAAG GTCCGTGCTTTTCTGGACCACAGCGGGCTTTCCTACTCAGTGGTGGAGGTGGATGCAGTACTTCGTCAGGACATTCGCTGGTCGGACAGTAAAAAAGTTCCAATTTTGCTAGCGAAAACGAAATCGGGAAAATACGTTCAGCTAACGGACTCGAGCATGATAGTGTCCTCGATTTCCAGCTTCCTTCGGGACAAGAAGCAAGACATTGGCGAGCTAGCCAAATACTATCCGTCGATATCGTACGAAAACGATGCGGGACGAAAAGTGTTCGACATTATGAACAAATATTTCCTGATGTTTCAGGAAAAGAAGGTTGACAATCGTACAAAGGAAGAGCAAGA GGAGGAGCGTAAATGGCGTGCCTGGGCCGACGATCATTTGGTGCATTTGATTTCGCCCAATGTGTATCGAACGAAGGACGAAGCGATGGAAACATTTGAATGGTTTTCGGACGTTGGCGAATGGGGTATCCACTTTCCGAAATGGGAACGAGACCTGATGGTATACGTCGGCGCATTTGCCATGTGGGGCATCAGCAAGCGGCTCAAGCGGCGGCACCAGCTCAGTGACGACGTTCGCTCGCACATCTACGATGCGTGCGATCGATGGATCAGTGAAatcgaaaagaagaaaaccacCTTCCATGGAGGATCGCAGCCAAATTTGGCCGATCTGGCTGTGTTCGGTGTGCTGAACAGTATGGAAGGATGTCAAGCTTTTAAGGACTGTCTGGAGAACACTAAAATCGGTCCATGGTTTTATGCcgtgaaagagagagtgcTTAAAAATCGCGGTAATATGTTGTAA